TGAGGGGCCTTGGATTATTCGTTCTCAGCCGTTATTTTTAGAAGTCTGGTCGCCATCGTTAAAGCTTGAGAAAAAAGAAGTGAAAAATGTTCAGGTTTGGGTTAAACTTCATGAGGTTCCTCTAGCGGCGTACACGGAGGATGGTTTAAGTCTAATTGCTACAACGATTGGTGTTCCTAAGGCTTTGGATTCGTTCACCACGTCTATGTGTGTTGATGGTTGGGGTAGAAGCAGCTATGCTCGGGCACTCGTAGAAATCTCAGCAGAATCTGAATTGAAAGAAGAGTTAACGATTGCGGTTCCTTGTCTTGATGGGGATGGGTTTGTTAAGGAGAAGGTCTACGTTGAATATGAATGGTGTCCTCATAGGTGTGGCCGATGTTGTGTCTTCGGGCATACCCTTGAAAATTGTCCTCTGCAGCCTCCTAAGGTGCCAAAAGATAAAACACAACAACATAAGGGTCCGGGTTAtgatagaaagatgaagcagcCGGTTCAGGTTACTGGTCCGTCAAAGAGGCAACCTATTGTGGACGATGATGGGTATACTACTGTGCAAGGTAAGAAGGCAGCGAAAAAAGTGGGTTTTAATGTCAATAAACCGAAACCAAAATTTGAATATCGTCCAGTTTCTACGAATCGGAAAGATAACGGGAAGTCTAAATCGGAATCATCTAATGTGAAGTCTCGAAATCCATTTGATGTTTTGAATGAAGTGAATGCGGAGCAAGGCCAAAGTAGTAAATCGGCTGGAGATGGTATTGACGACTCAGATGAAGACGAGGTGTTGGAAGGTTATTGTGAGATGGACGATTTTCTCATGGAAGGGACGCACAAAGTtcaaggggcaagcactccttctccAGTTGTTTCCAATGATTAGTCTTGCTTCTTGGAATattaggggg
Above is a window of Helianthus annuus cultivar XRQ/B chromosome 14, HanXRQr2.0-SUNRISE, whole genome shotgun sequence DNA encoding:
- the LOC110906723 gene encoding uncharacterized protein LOC110906723 translates to MNANGFFFFKFADQAGMQKVLTEGPWIIRSQPLFLEVWSPSLKLEKKEVKNVQVWVKLHEVPLAAYTEDGLSLIATTIGVPKALDSFTTSMCVDGWGRSSYARALVEISAESELKEELTIAVPCLDGDGFVKEKVYVEYEWCPHRCGRCCVFGHTLENCPLQPPKVPKDKTQQHKGPGYDRKMKQPVQVTGPSKRQPIVDDDGYTTVQGKKAAKKVGFNVNKPKPKFEYRPVSTNRKDNGKSKSESSNVKSRNPFDVLNEVNAEQGQSSKSAGDGIDDSDEDEVLEGYCEMDDFLMEGTHKVQGASTPSPVVSND